The following proteins are encoded in a genomic region of Desulfatiglans anilini DSM 4660:
- a CDS encoding acyl-CoA dehydrogenase, which yields MDFALTDEQQMVREMARRFAEAEIKPKAAELDATHAHPAAIVRELGELKMLGIAVPEEYGGGGMDYVSYVLALIEVSKACASTGVIMSVNNSLYCFPVMAYGTHEQKKKYLEPCASGEKLGCYGLTEAGAGSDPSAMLTTAVRDGDQWIINGEKKFITNGNVASYCVLAAVTDKGKGYKGISTFVADLEDTPGFKVGRVEEKLGILASGTAELVFEDARLPADALLGQEGEGFKQMLSTLDGGRIGIASQAIGIGRAVLEESLAYARTREQFNKPISSFQAIQWKLADMATELDAAELLTLRAAWLEDHHMPYEKEAAMAKMFASDITMRASIEGVQILGGYGYSREYPMERHMRDAKICQIYEGTNEIMRLVVARNLLKGK from the coding sequence ATGGATTTTGCACTGACCGACGAACAGCAGATGGTCCGTGAAATGGCGCGCCGCTTCGCTGAAGCGGAGATCAAGCCGAAGGCCGCCGAACTGGATGCCACGCATGCCCACCCGGCCGCGATCGTCCGGGAGTTGGGCGAACTGAAGATGCTCGGCATCGCCGTGCCCGAGGAATACGGCGGTGGCGGAATGGATTATGTGAGCTATGTGCTGGCCTTGATCGAGGTGTCGAAGGCCTGTGCATCGACCGGCGTCATCATGTCGGTCAACAACTCGCTCTACTGCTTCCCGGTGATGGCCTACGGGACCCATGAACAGAAGAAAAAATACCTCGAACCCTGCGCCTCGGGGGAAAAGCTCGGCTGCTACGGGCTGACCGAGGCCGGGGCCGGCTCCGACCCGTCCGCGATGCTTACGACGGCCGTCAGGGACGGTGATCAATGGATCATCAACGGTGAGAAGAAGTTCATCACCAACGGGAACGTGGCCTCCTACTGCGTGCTCGCCGCCGTGACCGACAAGGGCAAGGGCTACAAGGGCATCAGCACCTTCGTGGCCGATCTCGAAGACACGCCCGGCTTCAAGGTGGGGCGCGTGGAGGAAAAACTGGGCATCCTCGCCTCCGGCACGGCCGAGCTGGTTTTCGAGGATGCACGTCTGCCTGCGGACGCCCTGCTCGGGCAGGAGGGCGAAGGGTTCAAGCAGATGCTCAGCACCCTGGACGGGGGCCGCATCGGGATCGCCTCACAGGCGATCGGCATCGGGCGCGCGGTGCTGGAGGAGTCCCTTGCCTACGCCAGGACGCGCGAGCAGTTCAATAAGCCCATCTCGAGCTTCCAGGCGATCCAGTGGAAGCTGGCCGACATGGCGACCGAGCTCGATGCCGCGGAGCTTTTGACGCTTCGGGCGGCGTGGCTCGAAGACCACCACATGCCTTATGAAAAAGAGGCCGCCATGGCCAAGATGTTCGCTTCGGACATCACCATGCGGGCCTCGATCGAGGGGGTTCAGATCCTCGGCGGCTACGGCTACTCCCGGGAGTATCCCATGGAGCGGCACATGCGGGATGCCAAGATCTGCCAGATCTACGAAGGAACCAATGAGATCATGCGTCTGGTGGTGGCGCGAAACCTCCTGAAGGGGAAATAG
- a CDS encoding acetyl-CoA C-acetyltransferase codes for MRDVVIVSACRTAIGDFAGSLKNSVATDLGALVLKEAVKRAGIAVTDVDEVIMGNVLPHGLGQNPARQAMVKAGFPWEVGAITVNKVCGSGLKAVMLAAQAIQCGDAEVVAAGGMENMNLCPYLLDKARTGYRMNNAQVVDGMVCDGLWDHVNDFHMGVSAELVAEKYGVSRSDMDAFALESYQKAWSAIEAGKFVEEMVPLEIPGRKGEILRFETDEIPLRKPRTSAEALASLRPAFKKDGTVTAGNASKISDGASALVVMSRERAQTLGCRPLVRVGAQGAAGIDMKYVLVAPILSIPKVLAKDGLKVSDVGLHEINEAFSSSSVAINRELGIDPGRVNVHGGAVALGHPIGASGARVLTTLIYAMKDRGAEIGQASLCLGGGEAVTLVVYNEP; via the coding sequence ATGCGGGATGTGGTCATCGTCAGTGCCTGCCGAACGGCCATCGGGGACTTTGCGGGCTCCCTGAAAAACAGCGTTGCGACGGACCTCGGTGCCCTGGTCCTCAAAGAGGCGGTGAAGCGGGCCGGGATCGCCGTCACGGATGTGGACGAGGTGATCATGGGCAACGTGCTCCCCCACGGGCTCGGCCAGAACCCCGCCCGTCAGGCGATGGTCAAGGCCGGTTTCCCCTGGGAGGTCGGTGCGATCACCGTCAACAAGGTGTGCGGCTCGGGTCTGAAGGCGGTCATGCTCGCGGCGCAGGCCATTCAGTGCGGCGATGCGGAGGTGGTGGCGGCCGGCGGGATGGAGAACATGAACCTGTGCCCCTACCTGCTCGACAAGGCGCGGACGGGCTACCGCATGAACAACGCCCAGGTGGTCGACGGGATGGTCTGCGACGGCCTCTGGGACCACGTGAACGATTTTCACATGGGGGTGAGCGCGGAGCTTGTTGCCGAGAAATACGGCGTCAGCCGCTCCGATATGGATGCCTTCGCTCTGGAATCCTATCAGAAGGCCTGGTCGGCGATCGAGGCCGGTAAATTCGTCGAAGAGATGGTACCGTTGGAAATTCCGGGCCGCAAGGGTGAGATTCTGCGGTTCGAGACCGATGAGATTCCGCTCCGCAAGCCCCGCACCAGTGCCGAGGCGCTGGCCTCCCTCCGTCCCGCTTTCAAGAAGGACGGCACCGTGACGGCCGGGAACGCTTCGAAGATCAGCGACGGGGCCTCGGCCCTGGTGGTGATGTCCCGGGAGAGGGCGCAGACATTGGGGTGCCGCCCGCTGGTGCGCGTCGGCGCGCAGGGCGCCGCGGGCATCGACATGAAATATGTTCTGGTGGCGCCGATCCTCTCCATACCCAAGGTCCTTGCCAAGGACGGCCTCAAGGTATCCGACGTCGGGCTGCACGAGATCAACGAGGCCTTCAGTTCCTCGTCGGTCGCCATCAATCGGGAGCTCGGCATCGACCCCGGCCGGGTGAATGTGCACGGAGGGGCCGTGGCCCTCGGCCACCCGATCGGGGCGAGCGGCGCACGGGTCCTGACGACCCTCATCTACGCCATGAAGGACCGCGGGGCGGAGATCGGCCAGGCCTCGCTTTGCCTGGGAGGCGGCGAGGCCGTCACGCTGGTTGTCTACAACGAGCCCTGA
- a CDS encoding methylmalonyl-CoA mutase family protein: protein MSMTFNPKVFGDIEKAEERWRKELEEIFRQHGERLERFSTVSDVEIGRLYTPLDVRDQRYMDALGFPGEYPFTRGVQPSMYRGRLWTMRMFAGLGTAKDTNRRFHVLVNAGQTGLSTAFDMPTLMGYDSDASKARGECGRCGVAIDTLKDMEDLFDGLPIDQITTSMTINPPASVVWAMYIAMAENRGIPRNVIGGTIQNDMLKEFIAQKTFMCPPRPSVRLVTDTVEFGTREVPRWNTISISGYHIREAGSTAVQELAFTLADGIAYTEEALKRGLPVDSFAPRFSFFFNSHLDFFEEIAKFRAARRMWGKIMRERFKAQNPRSWWLRFHTQTAGCSLTAQQPYNNVVRTALEALAAVLGGTQSLHTNSLDEVLAIPTEEAATIALRTQQIIAEESGVANTIDPLGGSYFVEGLTDKMERDAFEIIRKIDDMGGMLAAIERNYPQQEIADAAYHYQRQIDAGEKTVVGVNKYVTEEDVPVEILEIDEELERLQIEKLNRVKSLRDQTRVAECLERVGEACAADTNVMEPVIAAVKAQATLQEVCDVYRSVFGIYRDPGIY, encoded by the coding sequence ATGTCTATGACCTTCAACCCGAAGGTGTTCGGGGACATCGAAAAGGCGGAAGAGCGCTGGCGTAAAGAGCTGGAAGAGATTTTCAGGCAGCACGGCGAGAGGCTGGAGCGGTTCTCGACCGTTTCGGACGTCGAGATCGGCCGCCTCTATACCCCGCTCGATGTTCGGGACCAGCGTTACATGGATGCCCTGGGCTTTCCGGGCGAATACCCGTTCACCCGCGGTGTGCAGCCGTCCATGTACCGCGGGCGCCTCTGGACGATGCGCATGTTCGCGGGGCTGGGCACCGCCAAAGACACCAACCGCCGGTTCCACGTGCTGGTCAACGCCGGCCAGACCGGCCTGTCGACGGCCTTCGACATGCCGACCCTCATGGGCTACGACTCCGACGCCTCCAAGGCGCGCGGTGAGTGTGGGCGATGCGGGGTGGCCATCGACACCCTGAAGGACATGGAAGACCTCTTCGATGGCCTGCCGATCGATCAGATCACCACATCCATGACCATCAACCCCCCCGCCTCCGTCGTCTGGGCCATGTATATCGCGATGGCGGAAAACCGGGGGATCCCGCGGAATGTGATCGGCGGCACGATCCAGAACGACATGCTGAAGGAATTCATCGCCCAGAAGACCTTCATGTGCCCGCCGCGCCCTTCCGTGCGGCTCGTGACCGACACCGTCGAGTTCGGCACCCGCGAGGTCCCGCGCTGGAACACGATCAGCATCAGCGGCTATCACATCCGGGAGGCGGGCTCGACGGCGGTGCAGGAGCTGGCCTTCACGCTCGCCGACGGCATCGCCTACACGGAAGAGGCCTTGAAGCGCGGTCTGCCGGTCGACTCGTTCGCGCCGCGCTTCTCCTTTTTCTTTAACTCCCACCTGGATTTCTTCGAGGAGATCGCCAAGTTCCGCGCCGCCCGGCGGATGTGGGGCAAGATTATGCGCGAGCGCTTCAAGGCGCAGAACCCGCGCTCCTGGTGGCTCCGGTTCCACACCCAGACGGCCGGCTGCTCCTTGACGGCCCAGCAGCCTTACAACAACGTCGTGCGGACGGCGCTGGAGGCCCTTGCGGCGGTCCTGGGAGGTACGCAGTCGCTGCACACCAATTCGCTCGACGAGGTCCTCGCCATCCCCACCGAAGAGGCGGCCACGATCGCACTCCGGACCCAGCAGATCATCGCGGAGGAATCCGGCGTGGCCAATACCATCGATCCGCTCGGAGGCTCCTACTTTGTGGAGGGGCTCACGGACAAGATGGAGCGGGACGCCTTCGAGATCATCCGGAAGATCGACGACATGGGCGGCATGCTGGCGGCGATCGAGCGCAATTACCCGCAGCAGGAGATCGCCGACGCGGCTTATCATTACCAGCGGCAGATCGACGCGGGGGAGAAGACCGTCGTGGGGGTCAACAAGTACGTCACCGAAGAGGACGTCCCGGTGGAGATCCTGGAGATCGACGAGGAGCTCGAGCGGCTCCAGATCGAAAAACTCAACCGCGTGAAGTCGCTGCGCGACCAGACCAGGGTGGCGGAGTGCCTTGAACGGGTGGGCGAGGCGTGTGCGGCCGACACCAACGTCATGGAACCGGTGATTGCGGCTGTCAAGGCCCAGGCTACTTTGCAGGAGGTCTGCGACGTATACCGATCGGTGTTCGGCATCTATCGGGACCCGGGCATATACTGA
- a CDS encoding cobalamin B12-binding domain-containing protein, whose product MTGGRRVRVMVAKPGLDGHDRGARIIARAYRDAGFEVVYSGLHQSPEEIVEAAIQEDVDMIGLSSLAGAHRYLFPRVVELLKENGIDDIIVVGGGIIPEDDIPKMKAAGIKEIFTPGSPLEQIVQWVKDHVTPREV is encoded by the coding sequence ATGACAGGCGGTAGAAGGGTTCGGGTCATGGTGGCGAAGCCGGGGCTTGACGGTCACGACCGGGGGGCGCGGATCATTGCGAGGGCCTATCGCGACGCCGGTTTCGAGGTGGTCTACAGCGGCCTTCATCAGAGCCCCGAAGAGATCGTTGAGGCCGCTATCCAGGAGGATGTGGACATGATCGGGCTTTCGAGCCTCGCAGGGGCCCATCGCTACCTTTTCCCCCGTGTCGTGGAACTGCTGAAGGAGAACGGAATCGACGATATCATCGTCGTAGGGGGCGGGATCATCCCCGAGGACGACATCCCGAAGATGAAGGCCGCCGGCATCAAGGAGATCTTCACGCCCGGCTCGCCGCTCGAGCAGATTGTTCAGTGGGTGAAGGACCATGTCACCCCGAGGGAGGTTTGA
- a CDS encoding acetyl-CoA C-acetyltransferase, with translation MRDVVIVSGARTPVGSFGGTLKDTPVVQMGALVLKETLKRAGLRPEASESVLQFAPDPLKGTGRIELESKSYDYDQGLQPVAVDEVVMGNVVGAGQGQNVARQATIAAGISKETPAFTINKVCASGMKALALAAQAIRHGEADIMLAGGMENMSLIPYAMPAARWGARMNNTQLVDLMVFDGLFEIFYGYHMGITAENIGVKYGISRQEQDELGALSHQRARKAIVDGLFKDEIVPVPIPQRKGEPVFFDTDERPMDTSVEKMAKLRPAFKKDGAVTAGNASGINDAAAAMLLMSAEKAKEMGLKPMARIKAYASAAIDPAYMGLGPIPAVRKLLAQTKLGMGDFGAIELNEAFAVQAIACLRELGCDPEKTNPLGSGISIGHPIGCSGARIVLTLIHRMLRDGCDLGLASLCIGGGQGMAMVIERA, from the coding sequence ATGCGTGATGTAGTGATTGTTTCCGGCGCCAGAACGCCCGTCGGTTCATTCGGCGGGACGTTGAAGGATACCCCGGTCGTACAGATGGGCGCCCTGGTCCTGAAAGAGACCCTCAAGCGGGCCGGGCTCCGCCCTGAGGCTTCCGAGAGCGTCCTGCAGTTTGCACCGGATCCGCTCAAGGGCACGGGCAGGATCGAACTGGAGAGCAAGTCTTATGACTATGACCAGGGGCTTCAGCCCGTGGCGGTCGACGAAGTGGTCATGGGCAACGTGGTCGGCGCGGGGCAGGGTCAGAACGTAGCGCGGCAGGCGACCATCGCCGCCGGCATCTCGAAGGAGACCCCCGCCTTCACGATCAACAAGGTCTGCGCCTCGGGTATGAAGGCGCTGGCCCTGGCGGCCCAGGCGATCCGCCACGGCGAGGCGGACATCATGCTCGCCGGCGGCATGGAAAACATGAGCCTCATTCCCTACGCGATGCCTGCGGCCCGCTGGGGCGCCCGAATGAACAACACGCAGCTCGTGGACCTGATGGTCTTCGACGGGCTTTTCGAGATCTTCTACGGCTACCACATGGGCATCACCGCCGAGAACATCGGGGTGAAGTACGGCATCAGCCGCCAGGAGCAGGACGAATTGGGGGCCCTTAGCCACCAGCGGGCCCGCAAGGCCATCGTCGACGGCCTCTTCAAGGACGAGATCGTGCCCGTGCCGATCCCGCAGCGCAAGGGCGAGCCGGTCTTTTTCGATACCGACGAGCGCCCCATGGACACGAGCGTCGAGAAGATGGCCAAACTCCGCCCGGCCTTCAAAAAGGACGGGGCGGTCACGGCGGGGAACGCCTCCGGGATCAACGACGCGGCTGCGGCGATGCTGCTGATGTCGGCCGAAAAGGCCAAGGAGATGGGGTTGAAGCCCATGGCCCGGATCAAGGCCTACGCCTCGGCGGCGATCGATCCGGCTTACATGGGTCTCGGACCGATCCCCGCGGTCCGGAAGCTCCTGGCGCAGACCAAGCTCGGCATGGGTGATTTCGGCGCCATCGAATTGAACGAGGCCTTTGCGGTCCAGGCGATCGCGTGCCTGCGCGAACTTGGCTGCGACCCGGAAAAGACCAATCCGCTCGGCAGCGGCATCTCGATCGGGCACCCGATCGGCTGCAGCGGTGCGCGGATCGTCCTGACCCTGATCCACCGGATGCTTCGCGATGGATGTGACCTCGGGCTGGCCTCGCTCTGCATCGGCGGCGGTCAGGGCATGGCGATGGTGATCGAGCGGGCATAA
- the meaB gene encoding methylmalonyl Co-A mutase-associated GTPase MeaB, which translates to MNEIVEKVIAGDVRTAARLIRDIDDRMPHVRDILKALYPYTGRAYVIGITGAPGVGKSTLVDRMVSHLRQREKTVGVLAVDPTSPFSGGAILGDRVRMQRHSMDKGVFIRSLATRGHFGGVTQSTRSAIDVLDAMGKDYIIVETVGVGQDEVDVVKSAHTTVIVVIPGMGDDIQAIKAGILEVGDIFLINKADRDGADKTMTDLRLMIDMDQKKYAEGRWKPPILKAQAVFDEGVVELIEAIDRHRAYIEETCGTLRFRQQRRHVREELAQLIKDRLVEEMIGRLIASGEFDQAVDRIADGSLDPYSACDDLVLPHLQI; encoded by the coding sequence ATGAATGAAATCGTCGAGAAGGTGATCGCCGGGGATGTACGCACCGCAGCGCGGCTCATTCGGGACATCGATGACCGGATGCCGCACGTGAGGGACATCCTCAAGGCGCTTTACCCCTACACCGGCCGGGCCTACGTGATCGGCATCACCGGCGCGCCGGGCGTGGGGAAGAGCACCCTCGTCGACCGGATGGTGAGCCACCTGCGCCAGCGGGAAAAGACGGTCGGTGTTCTGGCCGTCGATCCCACCAGCCCCTTCAGCGGCGGAGCGATCCTCGGGGACCGTGTACGGATGCAGCGCCACAGCATGGACAAGGGCGTTTTCATCCGGTCGCTCGCCACGCGGGGGCACTTCGGCGGCGTGACCCAATCGACCCGCAGCGCCATCGACGTCTTGGACGCCATGGGGAAGGACTACATCATCGTCGAGACGGTGGGTGTGGGCCAGGACGAGGTGGATGTAGTCAAGAGCGCCCACACGACGGTGATCGTCGTGATTCCGGGTATGGGAGACGACATCCAGGCCATCAAGGCGGGGATCCTAGAGGTGGGCGACATCTTTCTGATCAACAAGGCCGATCGGGACGGGGCCGACAAGACCATGACGGATCTCCGGCTGATGATCGACATGGACCAGAAGAAGTACGCCGAGGGCCGCTGGAAACCCCCCATCCTCAAGGCCCAGGCGGTTTTCGACGAAGGGGTGGTGGAGCTGATCGAGGCGATCGACCGGCACCGGGCTTACATCGAAGAGACGTGCGGGACTCTGCGGTTCCGGCAGCAACGAAGGCATGTGCGCGAGGAACTGGCTCAGCTGATCAAGGATCGGCTGGTCGAGGAGATGATCGGGCGCCTGATCGCCTCGGGCGAATTCGACCAGGCGGTGGATCGGATCGCCGACGGGTCGCTCGATCCCTATTCCGCCTGTGACGACCTTGTCCTGCCGCACCTTCAGATCTAG
- a CDS encoding enoyl-CoA hydratase-related protein yields the protein MMAYENIIFEIQEHIAVIKFNRPKALNAINPAVLAEVSAALDEIEANRAVKVLVFTGEGEKSFIAGADIAHMANLSPLEGRKFSREGQDLLLRIEKLPIPVIACVNGFALGGGTEFAMACDFIYASEKAKFGQPESNLGIIPGFGGTQRLARLVGKAMAKELCMAGNVIGAEEARQIGLVNKVFAADALWEETMKTAKLIASKGKVSMRGIKHCIDRGLDVDLRTGCYLESDAFALCMASPDGSEGMKAFLEKRKPDFKGELS from the coding sequence ATGATGGCATACGAAAACATCATCTTCGAGATTCAGGAACATATCGCTGTGATCAAATTCAATCGGCCGAAGGCTTTGAACGCGATCAACCCGGCGGTGCTGGCTGAGGTCAGCGCGGCCCTGGACGAGATCGAGGCCAACCGGGCGGTGAAGGTCCTGGTGTTCACGGGCGAAGGGGAGAAGTCTTTCATCGCCGGCGCAGACATCGCCCACATGGCGAATCTCTCGCCGCTCGAGGGCCGGAAGTTTTCGCGCGAGGGGCAGGACCTGCTGCTGCGGATCGAAAAGCTGCCCATCCCGGTCATCGCCTGCGTCAACGGGTTCGCCCTGGGCGGCGGGACCGAGTTCGCGATGGCCTGCGACTTCATCTACGCCTCGGAGAAGGCAAAGTTCGGGCAGCCGGAGAGCAATTTGGGGATCATCCCGGGCTTCGGCGGCACGCAGAGGCTCGCACGGCTCGTGGGGAAGGCCATGGCCAAGGAACTCTGCATGGCGGGCAACGTGATCGGCGCAGAGGAGGCCCGCCAGATTGGACTGGTCAACAAGGTCTTTGCGGCCGATGCGCTGTGGGAAGAGACCATGAAGACCGCGAAACTGATCGCGTCCAAGGGCAAGGTGTCCATGCGCGGGATCAAACACTGCATCGACCGCGGGCTCGATGTGGATCTGCGGACCGGCTGCTACCTCGAGTCCGACGCCTTTGCGCTCTGCATGGCGAGTCCGGATGGCAGTGAAGGCATGAAGGCGTTTCTGGAAAAACGCAAGCCCGATTTCAAAGGGGAGTTGAGCTGA